Proteins encoded together in one Salvelinus fontinalis isolate EN_2023a chromosome 6, ASM2944872v1, whole genome shotgun sequence window:
- the LOC129858396 gene encoding mediator of RNA polymerase II transcription subunit 7-like: protein MGEPQQVSALPPPPMQYIKEYTDENIRKGLAPKPPPPIRDTYMMFGNQFQCDDLIIRPLESQGIERLHPMQFHHKRELKKLNMSILVNFLDLLDILIKSPGSIKREEKLEDLKLLFVHMHHLINEYRPHQARETLRVMMEVQKRQRLETAERFQKHLERVMEMIQGCLASLPDDLLQTEGSSGAGDGVRGGGALGLTARLKTEPMEVEEAGSSCMAVGPQQDKSMGGAAKKDRVWDKDAAMCSIIDEIA from the coding sequence ATGGGTGAACCACAGCAGGTGAGTGCCCTACCTCCCCCTCCCATGCAGTACATCAAGGAGTACACGGACGAGAACATCCGCAAGGGGCTCGCCCCCAAACCCCCTCCTCCCATCCGAGACACCTACATGATGTTCGGCAACCAGTTCCAGTGCGACGACCTGATCATCCGACCGCTGGAGAGCCAGGGCATCGAGCGGCTCCACCCCATGCAGTTCCACCACAAACGGGAGCTCAAGAAGCTCAACATGTCCATCCTGGTGAATTTCCTGGATCTCCTAGACATCCTGATCAAGAGCCCTGGCAgtataaagagagaggagaagctgGAGGACCTGAAGCTATTGTTTGTCCACATGCACCATCTGATCAATGAGTACCGTCCGCACCAGGCCAGAGAGACCTTGAGGGTGATGATGGAAGTGCAGAAGAGACAGCGCCTGGAGACTGCAGAGAGGTTCCAGAAACATCTGGAGAGGGTCATGGAGATGATCCAGGGGTGCCTGGCCTCCCTGCCTGATGACCTGCTCCAGACTGAGGGCTCGAGTGGGGCAGGGGATGGGGTGAGGGGTGGTGGAGCGTTGGGGTTGACCGCCAGGCTAAAGACTGAGCCCATGGAAGTGGAGGAGGCTGGGTCTAGCTGTATGGCTGTTGGGCCACAACAGGACAAAAGCATGGGTGGTGCTGCTAAGAAGGACAGAGTATGGGACAAGGATGCAGCAATGTGTAGTATTATCGACGAGATCGCCTGA